The Natrinema salaciae genome includes a window with the following:
- a CDS encoding tRNA (guanine(26)-N(2))-dimethyltransferase, with the protein MRVTEGGVELEVPGEQTDGIEEAVFYNPRQELNRDLTIATLRAYREREERATSYLDAMTASGVRGVRAAADGWDVTCCDVDEEAVDLARANLERNGCDDARVAHRNVSSLMHDEPFDVIDLDPYGTPMPFADAAFANCRDLVCVTATDTAPLCGAHFNSGVRSYSAVPRNTDYHAEMGVRILISALARSAARFDVGIEPILTHATSHYVRTYLELEHKATSADGAIDELGHCYHCEDCLYRETEPGLIADPVETCPHCGGNRLLTAGPVWLGPVQDPTFIAAVRDEIPYTFDTAPEARELCDTLAAELDEPTHYDQHKLCRNWGLPANAMDEFLADLRDAGYAASRAHYGGTTFKTDASVGEIRTATEGNLD; encoded by the coding sequence ATGCGCGTCACCGAGGGCGGGGTCGAACTCGAGGTCCCCGGGGAACAGACCGACGGCATCGAGGAGGCGGTCTTCTACAATCCGCGACAGGAGCTGAACCGGGATCTGACGATCGCGACGCTTCGAGCCTACCGCGAACGCGAGGAGCGCGCCACGTCGTATCTGGACGCGATGACCGCGAGCGGCGTTCGCGGCGTTCGGGCCGCTGCCGACGGCTGGGACGTGACCTGCTGTGACGTCGACGAGGAAGCGGTCGATCTCGCCCGGGCGAACCTCGAGCGAAACGGCTGTGACGACGCGCGGGTCGCCCACCGCAACGTCAGTTCCCTCATGCACGACGAGCCATTCGACGTGATCGACCTCGATCCGTACGGGACGCCGATGCCGTTCGCCGACGCGGCGTTCGCGAACTGTCGGGACCTCGTCTGCGTCACCGCGACCGACACCGCGCCGCTGTGCGGCGCGCACTTCAACAGCGGCGTCCGCTCGTACTCCGCCGTCCCCCGCAACACGGACTACCACGCCGAGATGGGCGTGCGGATTCTCATCTCCGCGCTCGCACGCAGTGCCGCCCGCTTCGACGTCGGTATCGAGCCGATCCTGACCCACGCGACGAGCCACTACGTCCGGACCTACCTCGAGTTGGAACACAAGGCCACGTCGGCCGACGGGGCGATCGACGAGTTAGGCCACTGCTACCACTGCGAAGACTGCCTCTACCGGGAGACAGAGCCCGGTCTGATCGCCGATCCGGTCGAGACCTGTCCCCACTGCGGCGGGAATCGGCTGCTCACCGCCGGTCCCGTCTGGCTCGGCCCCGTCCAGGACCCGACGTTCATCGCCGCGGTTCGCGACGAAATCCCCTATACGTTCGACACTGCACCCGAGGCTCGAGAGCTCTGTGACACGCTCGCGGCGGAGCTCGACGAACCGACCCACTACGACCAGCACAAGCTCTGTCGGAACTGGGGGCTGCCCGCGAACGCGATGGACGAGTTCCTGGCCGACCTTCGCGACGCGGGCTACGCGGCGTCTCGAGCCCACTACGGGGGGACGACGTTCAAGACGGACGCGAGCGTCGGCGAGATCCGCACGGCGACCGAGGGGAACCTCGACTGA
- a CDS encoding sensor histidine kinase, protein MVPRNRVTLPLGSNGAIEAIGGLYVVLAIGWAFERLVGGSPVSNVVLVASFIGVPGLVLLYGSHRLPRTEVRPEFYPTVVRWCLGGLGLLLGILVVYQLEPAESVTDPLRAVLVLTAFGSVAGFGVGINDALAKTRAHELDRRNRELRRIKARLEETNGELEASNERLEQFAYAASHDLQEPLRMVTSYLTLVETRYGDELDADGREFIDYAVEGAERMRTMIDALLEYSRVGTQGGSSEPVDLAAVFATVRKDLEVSLAESDATLETAALPCVEGDRNQLRQLFQNLVSNAIEYSGDEPPHVRVTAERSGSNWTVSVADEGIGIDPADADRVFEVFQRLHSREEYDGTGIGLALCKRIVERHGGEIRVESEPGGGSTFSVTLPATDACDE, encoded by the coding sequence ATGGTCCCACGGAACCGGGTCACGCTCCCTCTCGGGAGCAACGGTGCAATCGAGGCGATCGGGGGCCTCTACGTCGTGCTCGCGATCGGGTGGGCGTTCGAACGGCTGGTCGGCGGGAGCCCCGTTTCGAACGTCGTCCTCGTCGCGAGTTTCATCGGCGTCCCCGGCCTGGTGCTCCTGTACGGGAGCCATCGGTTGCCCCGGACGGAGGTCCGTCCCGAGTTCTATCCGACGGTCGTCCGCTGGTGTCTCGGCGGACTCGGGTTGTTGCTCGGCATACTCGTCGTCTACCAACTCGAGCCCGCGGAGAGCGTGACCGATCCGCTGCGAGCGGTGCTGGTCCTCACGGCGTTCGGGAGCGTCGCGGGCTTCGGCGTCGGGATCAACGACGCGCTGGCAAAAACGCGGGCCCACGAACTCGACCGTCGGAACCGAGAGCTACGACGAATCAAAGCGCGACTCGAGGAGACCAACGGCGAACTCGAGGCGTCGAACGAGCGCTTGGAGCAGTTCGCCTACGCCGCCTCCCACGACCTGCAAGAGCCCCTCCGAATGGTCACGAGCTACCTCACGCTCGTCGAAACCCGGTACGGCGACGAGCTCGACGCGGACGGCCGGGAGTTCATCGACTACGCCGTCGAGGGTGCGGAGCGGATGCGCACGATGATCGACGCACTCCTCGAATACTCCCGCGTCGGGACGCAGGGCGGTTCGTCCGAACCGGTCGACCTCGCGGCCGTCTTCGCGACCGTCAGGAAGGATCTCGAAGTGTCACTGGCCGAAAGCGACGCGACGCTCGAGACGGCGGCGTTACCCTGCGTCGAGGGCGACAGGAACCAGTTACGACAGCTGTTTCAAAACCTGGTGAGCAACGCGATCGAGTACAGCGGCGACGAACCGCCGCACGTTCGCGTCACTGCCGAGCGAAGCGGTTCGAACTGGACGGTGTCCGTCGCCGACGAGGGGATCGGCATCGATCCGGCCGACGCCGATCGGGTCTTCGAGGTGTTTCAGCGCCTGCACAGCCGCGAGGAGTACGACGGGACGGGGATCGGGCTCGCGCTGTGTAAGCGGATCGTCGAACGCCACGGCGGCGAGATCCGGGTCGAGTCCGAACCGGGCGGCGGCTCGACGTTCTCGGTGACGTTACCGGCGACCGACGCCTGCGACGAGTGA
- a CDS encoding RNA-guided endonuclease InsQ/TnpB family protein, which produces MLETTRTYRAKIVNYSQVSDDLDDCGFSASKLWNVARYYTQGRWDEDGEIPDDGELKSELKEHERYSDLHSQSSQRVLEELAESFTSWYKARQRGDEDANPPGYRKHGDKHPRSTVTWKQKGIKRDPTHNKLRLSKGFNLKNHRSDFILCEYETRPDVVVENIQQVRAVWNGDEWVLHLVCKVEIPVKDAPGDNTVGIDLGIKNYLAIAYDDGDAELYPGNVLKQDKHYFTRDEYDTEGKNGPSRRALHARQKLSRRKDHFLHALAKHIVGQCIDHEAGRIAIGNLSDIREDENGDARNWGKRGNKKLHGWEFNRFTRLLEYKAEEHGILVDRKSERDTSKTCSCCGRKRDSNRVERGLYVCKSCGATMNADVNGAVNIRRKITQNPPTGDMSNGRLARPVVYLFNQTSGSFHPREQVGCEP; this is translated from the coding sequence ATGTTGGAGACAACCCGCACCTACCGAGCGAAAATCGTCAACTACTCCCAAGTGAGCGACGACCTCGATGACTGTGGGTTCTCTGCGTCGAAACTGTGGAACGTCGCCCGATACTACACGCAAGGCCGATGGGACGAAGACGGGGAAATCCCCGACGACGGCGAACTCAAATCCGAACTCAAGGAACACGAACGATACAGTGACCTGCATTCTCAGTCAAGTCAGCGAGTTCTCGAAGAGCTTGCTGAGTCGTTCACCAGTTGGTACAAAGCACGCCAACGCGGAGACGAGGACGCCAACCCACCGGGCTATCGCAAACACGGCGACAAACACCCGCGTTCCACCGTGACGTGGAAGCAGAAAGGCATCAAGCGCGATCCCACACACAACAAACTCCGTCTGAGCAAAGGATTCAACCTGAAGAACCACCGCTCGGACTTCATCCTCTGCGAGTACGAAACGCGGCCTGATGTGGTTGTGGAGAACATTCAGCAAGTACGAGCCGTCTGGAACGGCGATGAATGGGTACTTCATCTCGTTTGCAAGGTCGAAATACCCGTCAAGGACGCTCCCGGCGACAACACGGTGGGCATCGACCTCGGCATCAAGAACTACCTCGCCATCGCCTACGATGATGGAGATGCTGAGCTGTATCCGGGGAACGTACTGAAGCAGGACAAGCACTACTTCACTCGTGACGAGTACGACACCGAGGGCAAGAACGGTCCGTCACGCCGTGCCCTTCACGCCCGGCAGAAACTCTCGCGTCGGAAAGACCACTTCCTGCACGCACTCGCCAAGCACATCGTTGGACAGTGCATCGACCACGAAGCCGGTCGCATCGCCATCGGTAACTTAAGCGATATTCGAGAGGACGAGAACGGTGACGCTCGGAACTGGGGCAAGCGTGGAAACAAGAAACTCCACGGATGGGAGTTCAACCGCTTCACTCGCTTGCTCGAATACAAAGCAGAGGAACACGGTATCCTCGTTGACCGAAAGAGTGAGCGGGATACGTCAAAGACGTGCTCGTGTTGTGGCCGGAAGCGTGACTCGAATCGTGTGGAGCGTGGGCTGTACGTCTGTAAGTCGTGTGGTGCAACGATGAACGCGGACGTAAACGGTGCGGTGAATATTCGCAGAAAGATAACTCAGAATCCCCCAACCGGGGATATGAGTAACGGTCGTTTGGCACGGCCAGTAGTTTACCTGTTCAACCAAACCTCTGGGTCGTTCCACCCGAGGGAACAGGTAGGTTGCGAACCCTAA
- the hisH gene encoding imidazole glycerol phosphate synthase subunit HisH gives MSTVSSPQEEALASVVIVDYGLGNLRSVTRGLERAGADVEITDDPAAFAAADGVVLPGVGAFREGVENADPLRKDLLEVAERGTPLFGICLGMQMLLTTSEEGDNDGESAVQGLDLIPGTNVRFAEGQKVPHMGWNELEVQREHPLVEGVDGRYAYFVHSYYAAPDDENATVATTEYEREFPSIVANEAGTVFGTQFHPEKSGETGLQILRNFVEICAEE, from the coding sequence ATGAGCACCGTTTCGTCTCCACAGGAGGAAGCGCTGGCCTCCGTCGTCATCGTCGACTACGGGCTCGGGAACCTTCGCAGCGTCACTCGCGGACTCGAGCGCGCGGGTGCCGACGTCGAGATCACCGACGATCCCGCGGCATTCGCCGCGGCCGACGGCGTCGTCCTGCCGGGCGTCGGCGCGTTCCGCGAGGGCGTCGAGAACGCCGACCCGCTCCGCAAGGATCTCCTCGAGGTCGCCGAGCGCGGGACCCCGCTCTTCGGCATCTGTCTCGGCATGCAGATGCTGCTCACGACGAGCGAGGAGGGCGACAACGACGGCGAGTCGGCCGTCCAGGGACTGGATCTGATTCCCGGGACCAACGTCCGGTTCGCCGAGGGCCAGAAGGTCCCCCACATGGGCTGGAACGAACTCGAGGTGCAGCGCGAGCACCCGCTCGTCGAGGGCGTCGACGGGCGGTACGCCTACTTCGTCCACTCCTACTACGCGGCCCCCGACGACGAGAACGCGACCGTCGCGACGACGGAGTACGAACGCGAGTTCCCCTCGATCGTCGCGAACGAGGCGGGCACCGTCTTCGGCACGCAGTTCCACCCCGAGAAGAGCGGTGAGACGGGGCTCCAGATTCTGCGGAACTTCGTCGAGATCTGCGCCGAGGAGTAA
- a CDS encoding uracil-DNA glycosylase produces the protein MGEMEDLCVTECTRCPALVESRSRIVDGTGPEDADLLFVGEGPGANEDEQGEPFVGRSGTVLDDGLRTVGLDRTDVRISNCVRCRPPENRDPTTDELANCRGYLEREIAALDPEVIVTLGKVPSEHLLERSVAVTKEAGDLADVRIDGTPRRLLICVHPAATLYDRSQAETFENALQRAAELAGVDDSEGGQSRLDGF, from the coding sequence ATGGGAGAGATGGAGGACCTCTGTGTCACGGAGTGTACGCGCTGTCCGGCGCTCGTCGAATCTCGGAGCCGGATCGTCGACGGTACCGGGCCCGAGGACGCCGACCTGCTCTTCGTCGGCGAGGGGCCCGGTGCCAACGAGGACGAGCAGGGCGAACCGTTCGTCGGCCGCAGCGGCACCGTCCTTGACGACGGCCTCCGAACCGTCGGCCTCGATCGGACTGACGTTCGCATCAGCAACTGCGTGCGCTGTCGGCCCCCGGAGAACCGCGATCCGACGACGGACGAGCTCGCGAACTGCCGGGGCTACCTCGAGCGGGAAATCGCCGCGCTCGATCCCGAGGTGATCGTGACGCTGGGGAAAGTGCCCAGCGAACACCTCCTCGAGCGGTCGGTCGCGGTCACCAAGGAGGCGGGCGACCTCGCGGACGTTCGGATCGACGGCACGCCGCGGCGACTCCTGATCTGCGTGCATCCGGCGGCGACGCTGTACGATCGCAGCCAGGCGGAGACGTTCGAGAACGCGCTGCAGCGGGCGGCGGAGCTGGCGGGCGTCGACGACAGCGAGGGCGGACAGTCGCGACTGGACGGCTTTTGA
- a CDS encoding endonuclease dU, with protein sequence MKPGVRALGIAESYRDGGNRSTLAGAVVRADRVLDGLAYRSCTVGGTDATDAVIGLIDEFGRPDVRYVLLGAVAPAWYNVLEPSRISEAIDRPVIAVTFEASDGLEDGLRAAFSGPDLAERLATYRALPERRDLSVNDETVYVRHVGLEPADADAVVRAFTPDGGRPEPIRVARSAARAADSYAYARSLDSR encoded by the coding sequence ATGAAGCCCGGGGTGCGGGCGCTGGGGATCGCCGAATCGTACCGCGACGGCGGGAATCGGAGCACCCTCGCGGGTGCCGTCGTTCGCGCCGACCGCGTCCTCGACGGACTCGCGTATCGATCGTGTACCGTCGGTGGGACCGACGCGACCGACGCGGTCATCGGGCTGATCGACGAGTTCGGCCGCCCGGACGTCCGGTACGTCCTGCTCGGCGCCGTCGCCCCCGCGTGGTACAACGTCCTCGAGCCCTCGCGTATTTCCGAGGCGATCGATCGGCCAGTGATCGCCGTCACGTTCGAGGCGAGCGACGGCCTCGAGGACGGCCTCCGAGCGGCGTTCTCCGGACCCGACCTCGCGGAGCGGCTCGCGACCTATCGGGCGCTGCCGGAGCGACGCGACCTGTCGGTCAACGACGAAACCGTCTACGTCAGACACGTCGGTCTCGAGCCCGCCGACGCGGACGCGGTCGTCCGTGCGTTCACGCCCGACGGCGGCCGTCCCGAGCCGATCCGCGTCGCACGGTCGGCGGCCCGAGCGGCCGATTCGTACGCGTACGCTCGATCGCTCGACTCACGGTGA
- a CDS encoding DUF5786 family protein, producing MGFGSYDESEQQDVDADFDDDDAVKSGENSHDGTIEFENGASSDELLDRLKEIKDESD from the coding sequence ATGGGATTCGGGAGCTACGACGAATCCGAGCAACAGGATGTCGACGCTGATTTTGACGACGACGACGCAGTAAAATCGGGAGAGAACAGCCACGACGGAACCATCGAGTTCGAAAACGGTGCGTCCAGCGACGAGTTACTCGATCGACTCAAGGAAATCAAAGACGAGAGCGACTGA
- a CDS encoding MBL fold metallo-hydrolase produces MEVYHVTEDAETFTCNAYLAVGDRTTLVDAGAMDGVVDEIRDHVDELEAVVLTHQHGDHVAQLEAVCDAFDPAVYAYDDHPTRTHAIDDGETVRIGDEAFDVVFTPGHADDHVSLVSESSLFSGDVVVHDDGAFDYGSFGRTDMAGQSRERLIESIRDLLERMPERVEHMYAGHGGVFHGDVRDVVETALERAERREPKYPDE; encoded by the coding sequence ATGGAGGTCTATCACGTCACCGAGGACGCGGAGACGTTCACGTGCAACGCCTACCTCGCCGTCGGCGACCGGACCACGCTGGTCGACGCCGGTGCGATGGACGGCGTCGTCGACGAGATCCGCGACCACGTCGACGAGCTCGAGGCCGTGGTCCTGACCCACCAGCACGGCGATCACGTCGCCCAGCTCGAGGCCGTCTGCGACGCCTTCGACCCCGCGGTGTACGCCTACGACGATCATCCGACGCGGACCCACGCGATCGACGACGGCGAGACGGTCCGGATCGGCGACGAGGCGTTCGACGTCGTCTTCACTCCGGGCCACGCCGACGATCACGTCTCGCTGGTCTCCGAGTCGTCGCTGTTCTCCGGCGACGTCGTCGTCCACGACGACGGCGCGTTCGACTACGGCAGCTTCGGTCGCACCGACATGGCCGGGCAGTCCCGCGAGCGTCTCATCGAGAGTATCCGCGACCTGCTCGAGCGCATGCCCGAGCGCGTCGAGCACATGTACGCGGGTCACGGCGGCGTCTTTCACGGCGACGTGCGCGACGTCGTCGAGACGGCGCTCGAGCGGGCCGAACGGCGCGAACCGAAGTACCCCGACGAGTGA
- a CDS encoding 50S ribosomal protein L40e: MASFDAAEKRMLEKMICMRCNARNSKRANRCRKCGYAKLRPKAKEPRAA, from the coding sequence ATGGCCAGTTTCGACGCCGCTGAGAAACGGATGCTCGAGAAGATGATCTGCATGCGCTGTAACGCTCGCAACTCCAAGCGAGCCAACCGATGCCGCAAGTGCGGCTACGCGAAGCTTCGCCCCAAGGCGAAGGAGCCGCGCGCCGCATAA
- a CDS encoding DUF367 family protein, which produces MECHVYYEGDDDPEKCTARRLEKFDKATLYRSMGQVPYGVVLNPHAERALSPADLEAGLGTLVALDCSWESAEAASFRMRGVHRALPFLVAANPINYGRPFRLTTVEALAGAACIFDDWELAADLLEPFRWGETFLTLNEEPLRRYSECTDSSDVVAVQEEYLADEE; this is translated from the coding sequence GTGGAGTGTCACGTCTACTACGAGGGCGACGACGACCCCGAGAAGTGTACCGCGCGTCGCCTCGAGAAGTTCGACAAGGCGACCCTCTACCGGTCGATGGGCCAGGTACCGTACGGGGTCGTCCTCAACCCCCACGCCGAGCGGGCGCTCTCGCCGGCCGATCTCGAGGCGGGGCTGGGAACGCTGGTCGCCCTCGATTGCTCGTGGGAGTCCGCCGAGGCGGCGTCGTTCCGCATGCGCGGCGTCCACCGGGCGCTCCCCTTCCTCGTCGCCGCGAACCCGATCAACTACGGCCGCCCGTTCCGGCTGACCACCGTCGAAGCGCTCGCCGGCGCGGCCTGTATCTTCGACGACTGGGAACTGGCCGCGGACCTGCTCGAGCCGTTCCGCTGGGGCGAGACCTTCCTGACGCTCAACGAGGAGCCGCTGCGCCGATACAGCGAGTGTACCGACTCGAGCGACGTCGTCGCGGTCCAGGAGGAGTACCTGGCCGACGAAGAGTGA
- a CDS encoding Rieske (2Fe-2S) protein encodes MTTDEFRPAVPLDDLEATGRELVTIDGAAIVLFHHEDEVRAVDNRCPHMGFPLAEGSVEDGILTCHWHHARFELSCGDTFDPWADDVRTYPTAIRDGTVYVNPNPSRELPPDEHWADRLETGLEENLRLVVAKSTIGLLDAGVDYRDPMATTLAFGTTYRESGWGSGLTILGCMANVIDDLAPDDRKRALYTGVRHVADDCADQPPHFEQPSFSTDEVAFDRLKSWFRDAVEVRDADGAERCLRTAIATGRSEAEVAELLFAAATDHPYLSSGHVLDFANTAFESLEHVGWDHAERTLASLVDPLVTADRSDERSAWRQPVDLVTLLEDVYGGDVTATGGLERLAREGDGASWSPPAGLQETLRSDDPDAIVDALATAVREGATTDALAGEVAHAAATRVAQFGTANEFADWNTVHHTFTYANAVHQSARRTDAIELYRGVFDAALNVYLDRFLNTPPAPIPEPGANDTGRDAEAILEDLLETFDREGAVNDAGRLVAEYVDCGGDPARLKRTLGHGLLREDAGFHTLQNLEAAFRQFDLAASAAEPTDRTDRDLERRQRVPLIATARYMAAHFPTRRQAEQTFTIAARLNRGESIHDE; translated from the coding sequence ATGACGACGGACGAATTCCGGCCGGCTGTTCCGCTGGACGACCTCGAGGCGACGGGCCGCGAACTGGTCACGATCGATGGCGCGGCGATCGTGTTGTTCCACCACGAGGACGAGGTTCGGGCGGTCGACAACCGCTGTCCGCACATGGGGTTTCCTCTCGCCGAGGGGAGCGTCGAGGACGGGATTCTCACCTGTCACTGGCACCACGCCCGGTTCGAACTCTCCTGTGGCGACACGTTCGATCCCTGGGCCGACGACGTCCGAACGTACCCGACCGCGATCCGAGACGGGACCGTCTACGTGAACCCGAACCCGTCCCGGGAGTTACCGCCCGACGAGCACTGGGCGGATCGCCTCGAGACGGGGCTCGAGGAGAACCTGCGGCTCGTCGTCGCGAAGTCGACGATCGGGCTACTTGACGCCGGCGTCGACTATCGCGACCCGATGGCGACGACTCTCGCCTTCGGGACCACGTACCGGGAGTCGGGGTGGGGATCGGGATTAACGATCCTCGGGTGCATGGCGAACGTGATCGACGATCTCGCCCCCGACGACCGAAAGCGAGCGCTGTACACCGGCGTTCGCCACGTCGCGGACGACTGTGCCGATCAGCCGCCGCATTTCGAGCAGCCGTCGTTTTCGACCGACGAGGTCGCCTTCGATCGGCTGAAATCCTGGTTCCGGGACGCCGTCGAGGTTCGCGACGCCGACGGCGCGGAACGCTGCCTCCGAACGGCCATCGCGACGGGTCGATCCGAGGCCGAGGTCGCCGAACTCCTGTTCGCCGCCGCGACCGACCACCCGTACCTCTCGAGCGGACACGTGCTCGACTTCGCCAACACGGCCTTCGAGAGCCTCGAGCACGTCGGGTGGGACCACGCCGAGAGAACGCTGGCGAGCCTGGTCGACCCGCTCGTGACCGCCGACCGGAGCGACGAACGATCCGCGTGGCGACAGCCGGTCGACCTCGTCACGCTGCTCGAGGACGTCTACGGGGGCGACGTGACGGCGACCGGCGGGCTCGAGCGCCTCGCGCGCGAAGGGGACGGGGCGTCGTGGTCGCCGCCGGCGGGACTGCAGGAGACCCTGCGATCGGACGACCCCGACGCGATCGTCGACGCGCTCGCAACGGCCGTTCGCGAGGGGGCGACGACCGACGCCCTCGCGGGGGAGGTGGCCCACGCCGCCGCGACGCGCGTCGCCCAGTTCGGCACGGCCAACGAGTTCGCCGACTGGAACACGGTCCACCACACGTTTACGTACGCCAATGCCGTCCACCAGAGCGCGCGGCGGACGGACGCGATCGAACTCTACCGCGGCGTCTTCGACGCCGCCCTCAACGTCTACCTCGACCGATTCCTCAACACGCCGCCGGCACCGATCCCCGAACCCGGGGCGAACGACACCGGCCGCGACGCCGAGGCGATCCTCGAGGACCTCCTCGAGACCTTCGACAGGGAGGGCGCAGTGAACGACGCGGGGCGACTCGTCGCCGAGTACGTCGACTGCGGCGGCGACCCCGCGCGCCTGAAGCGAACGCTCGGTCACGGACTCCTGCGCGAGGACGCCGGCTTCCACACCCTCCAGAACCTCGAGGCGGCGTTCCGGCAGTTCGATCTCGCCGCGAGCGCCGCCGAACCGACGGACCGCACCGACCGCGACCTCGAGCGCCGCCAGCGGGTTCCGCTGATCGCGACCGCCCGGTACATGGCCGCACACTTCCCGACCCGGCGACAGGCCGAGCAGACCTTCACGATCGCCGCACGCCTCAACCGTGGCGAGTCGATCCACGACGAGTAG
- a CDS encoding nuclear transport factor 2 family protein, translated as MDAAALVRRYYDALDEHAYDALERLLSPDFVQRRPDRTFEDRAAFVAFMRAERPNPDTSHELESVIVEADRVAVRGRVIDDGTTLFEFADFFAIEAGKIRRLETYSR; from the coding sequence ATGGATGCGGCCGCTCTCGTTCGGCGGTACTACGACGCACTCGACGAACACGCGTACGACGCGCTCGAGCGACTCCTCTCGCCCGACTTCGTCCAGCGCCGTCCCGACCGGACGTTCGAGGACCGCGCGGCGTTCGTCGCGTTCATGCGCGCGGAGCGGCCGAACCCCGACACCAGCCACGAACTCGAGTCGGTGATCGTCGAGGCCGATCGCGTCGCGGTCCGCGGCCGCGTGATCGACGACGGGACGACGCTCTTCGAGTTCGCGGACTTCTTCGCGATCGAGGCCGGGAAGATACGCCGTCTCGAGACGTACTCGCGGTGA
- a CDS encoding stage II sporulation protein M has translation MALSDFVTAVVAVLRRRPADLLPMYVLGVAVTAIVRVVPFVAIAIAYIVLATTGRLESIRTALTELGSPPTDPNADPEAFETWANGLEPIVDQLLTPQLVVLGLGTVLVSVLLFALLSAGVAAGQLTACYSRLRDNRGLLAGVDGARRYWLRFLGLFLLELLCWIAVLVTVGFGAVLLAGAGSLATGSMVVAPLAVLLAMLVALVVLLVVRALFAFAPVAVVVDDAGVFASLWRAAGFVRRQPVDALFYYIVALVALVGVSSVVGLLSLVDVVTIGSLVSTLVLLPALDLLKTAIYCGYRDRLAPPEPPTESLRQQLRGGLRRGWTEMTSFVRATPGTHALVVGLALLGFWVGWMAAEPFVGTFEASIATRLEGWLPPAMALELFGNNWLVALTTAYAGVAFAIPAVISLLFNGIAIGIAARLEVDPTELAAFMVPHGIVEIPAILIASALGISVGATAWRTWQGRASRTDFADALERAFWVLVGIGILLAIAAVIEGFVSPYYYRLFL, from the coding sequence ATGGCTCTCTCGGACTTCGTTACCGCCGTCGTCGCCGTTCTGCGTCGCCGGCCGGCAGATCTCCTGCCGATGTACGTCCTCGGCGTCGCCGTCACCGCGATCGTTCGCGTCGTTCCGTTCGTCGCGATCGCGATCGCCTACATCGTTCTCGCGACGACCGGGCGACTCGAGTCGATTCGAACGGCGCTGACCGAACTGGGATCGCCGCCGACGGACCCGAACGCCGATCCCGAGGCGTTCGAGACGTGGGCTAACGGTCTCGAGCCGATCGTCGATCAGCTACTGACGCCACAGCTCGTCGTCCTCGGTCTCGGAACGGTCCTCGTGAGCGTCCTGCTGTTCGCGCTGCTGTCCGCTGGCGTCGCCGCAGGACAGCTCACAGCCTGTTACAGCCGGTTGCGAGACAACCGCGGACTGCTGGCCGGCGTCGACGGCGCTCGGCGCTACTGGCTGCGGTTTCTCGGGCTCTTCCTGCTCGAACTGCTCTGCTGGATCGCGGTGCTCGTCACCGTCGGCTTCGGGGCGGTGCTGCTCGCCGGAGCCGGCTCGCTCGCGACCGGCTCGATGGTCGTCGCACCCCTCGCCGTCCTGCTGGCGATGCTCGTCGCGCTCGTCGTCCTGCTCGTCGTCCGGGCGCTGTTCGCGTTCGCACCGGTCGCGGTCGTCGTCGACGACGCGGGCGTCTTCGCGTCGCTGTGGCGCGCTGCCGGGTTCGTCCGCAGACAGCCGGTCGACGCGCTCTTCTACTACATCGTCGCTCTCGTGGCGCTGGTCGGCGTCTCGAGTGTCGTCGGCCTCCTCTCGCTCGTCGATGTCGTCACGATCGGCTCGCTCGTCTCCACGCTCGTCTTGCTTCCCGCCCTGGATCTGTTGAAGACGGCCATCTACTGTGGCTACCGGGATCGATTGGCCCCGCCGGAGCCGCCGACCGAATCGCTTCGCCAGCAGCTTCGGGGCGGGCTCCGACGCGGCTGGACGGAGATGACGTCGTTCGTCCGCGCGACGCCGGGGACGCACGCGCTCGTCGTCGGCCTCGCACTCCTCGGATTCTGGGTCGGCTGGATGGCCGCCGAGCCGTTCGTCGGCACGTTCGAGGCGTCGATCGCGACCAGACTCGAGGGATGGCTCCCGCCGGCGATGGCGCTCGAACTGTTCGGCAACAATTGGCTCGTCGCGCTCACGACGGCCTACGCCGGCGTCGCGTTCGCGATCCCGGCGGTCATCTCGTTGCTGTTCAACGGCATCGCCATCGGGATCGCCGCCCGTCTCGAGGTCGATCCGACGGAACTGGCAGCGTTCATGGTCCCCCACGGCATCGTCGAGATTCCGGCGATTCTGATCGCCAGCGCGCTCGGGATTTCCGTCGGCGCGACCGCCTGGCGAACGTGGCAGGGCCGTGCGAGCCGAACCGACTTCGCGGACGCGCTCGAGCGGGCGTTCTGGGTACTGGTCGGGATCGGGATCCTGCTCGCGATCGCGGCGGTGATCGAAGGGTTCGTGAGCCCGTACTATTACCGGCTGTTCCTGTAG